One genomic segment of Flavobacteriales bacterium includes these proteins:
- a CDS encoding DUF4240 domain-containing protein has protein sequence MNVLIQQGKNRTILIAISILLLSVHTIYLYHAVKPEIESKKLIQQIIRFLLTVGLLIMVYKGKKWAKIVAIILFSLATLGALTSLLVVNTAFINKVPLLVMTFVYSMAIYHFGFSKSFKEFFNYQNITIKPKEPVQNAQKLMEIEKFWEIIEVTKSKSSSNYEQQQAELEKELLKLTANEILEFDNRFRTLRGEIYHWDFWAAAYIINGGCSDDCFSDFRGWLIGQGKAIYEAAKNDIESLSNLTETNNGDWEGLSYIPINAYEKKTGNDIPNGIQENFKIYGEEWNEDLLEDKFPKLWMKFGNC, from the coding sequence ATGAATGTTTTAATTCAACAAGGAAAAAATAGAACAATATTAATAGCAATTAGTATTTTACTTCTTTCTGTGCATACAATATATTTATATCATGCTGTAAAACCTGAAATTGAATCAAAAAAACTAATTCAACAAATAATCAGGTTTCTATTAACAGTTGGGTTATTAATAATGGTTTACAAAGGAAAGAAATGGGCAAAAATTGTTGCCATTATTTTATTTTCCTTGGCTACTTTAGGAGCGTTAACAAGTTTATTAGTTGTAAATACAGCATTTATCAATAAAGTTCCTTTACTGGTTATGACTTTTGTTTATTCAATGGCTATTTATCATTTTGGGTTTTCAAAAAGTTTTAAAGAATTTTTTAATTATCAAAATATAACAATCAAACCTAAAGAACCTGTTCAGAACGCTCAAAAACTAATGGAAATAGAAAAGTTTTGGGAAATAATTGAAGTTACAAAATCAAAGAGCTCTAGTAATTATGAGCAACAACAAGCTGAACTCGAAAAAGAATTGTTGAAACTCACAGCAAATGAAATTTTAGAGTTTGATAATAGGTTTAGAACACTTAGAGGAGAAATTTATCATTGGGATTTTTGGGCTGCTGCTTATATTATAAATGGAGGATGTTCTGATGATTGTTTTTCTGATTTTAGAGGTTGGTTAATAGGGCAAGGAAAAGCGATATATGAAGCTGCAAAAAACGATATAGAATCTCTTTCCAATTTAACAGAAACAAATAACGGAGATTGGGAGGGATTAAGCTATATTCCAATTAATGCTTATGAGAAGAAAACGGGGAATGATATTCCAAATGGAATTCAAGAAAATTTTAAAATTTATGGAGAAGAATGGAATGAAGATCTCTTGGAAGATAAATTTCCTAAATTGTGGATGAAGTTTGGTAACTGTTAA
- a CDS encoding response regulator — translation MEILIFENEFKEIEGAFKGLKIIMDNEINFTVVKSSQELGLFSKLYAYDIVFVDLDLVPSSKMTGYDILKKIKEDIIEKKPNVYVITGHSTGKEELERRGLSDYQILEKPFGMDDLQNLINSI, via the coding sequence ATGGAAATATTAATATTCGAAAACGAATTTAAGGAAATAGAAGGAGCATTCAAAGGGCTAAAAATAATTATGGATAATGAGATTAATTTCACTGTAGTGAAATCATCTCAAGAATTAGGATTATTTTCAAAACTATATGCATACGACATTGTATTTGTAGACCTAGATTTAGTTCCAAGTTCCAAGATGACAGGGTATGACATCCTAAAAAAAATTAAAGAAGATATCATTGAAAAGAAGCCAAATGTATATGTTATAACTGGTCACAGTACAGGTAAAGAAGAGTTAGAGAGAAGAGGTCTCTCTGATTACCAAATTTTAGAAAAACCGTTTGGAATGGATGATTTACAAAATCTAATAAATTCGATTTAA
- a CDS encoding helix-turn-helix transcriptional regulator encodes MNRIKEVLEEKGIKQIWLAEKLGKSYNMVNAYVQNRQQPRLEVLFEIADILDVDVKKLINSKKE; translated from the coding sequence ATGAATCGGATAAAAGAAGTTTTGGAAGAAAAAGGTATTAAACAAATTTGGTTAGCAGAGAAGCTAGGTAAAAGCTACAATATGGTTAATGCTTACGTCCAAAATAGGCAGCAACCACGATTGGAGGTTTTGTTTGAGATAGCTGATATATTAGATGTTGATGTAAAAAAATTGATTAATTCAAAAAAAGAATGA